ATaccttctaattagtgtccaaacatccgatatgataagGGTTGAAGTTTAGCCTCatgtgccaaacaccccctaacttcGGAAGTGCGTGCCGTTACCATGCCAACCTGCAGGGATCACAGTTGCGTGTCACCCCTTTCCCAGACACTCCATGTGGCATGGAGATGAATCTAGGAGCACAGGGAATCTAGGAACGCGGGACCCCGAAGACTTGACTTGCTGCTCTGTTGCTGCTCTGGTTGTACATGGACAGAGGTATCGGACCACGCAAGCACAGAGACACATGCTGCTAGTTTCTTCCGTGATGATTTGaatcaggggtgtttggatacgaggtctTAGACTTTAAGAGTGTCAcctcggatattcggatgctaattagtagaactaaacatgagctaattataaactaattgcagaacgctgtgctaattcgcgagacgaatctattaagactaattaatccatcattagcaaatggttactgtagcaccacattatcagatcatagactaattaggcttaatagattcgtcttgcgaattatactccatctatgcaattaattttgtaattagcctatatttaatactcctaattagcatccaaatatccgatgtgatgggtgttaaattttaacaccctattGCCAAACAGTCCTCACCAATCAGTGGTGTGAAGCTCCAAATCTCCTATCTAAGGGCTCATTTAGTAAGGCTGCAGCTGTGGCTGTTTCCACTATGGCTATGGCTTCTCTAGTGGTGCAGTTTTTTTTAGCTCCAACTTGTCTAGTTGagaaaacgtttggtaaaacagcGTCTCGAAAGGTTAAATATCCATAATACCTCTGGTTTTTACTTTTTTccctcttcttttatttttcttttttccttttcccttcctattcttttttctctctcctttattTCCCATCTTTCTCATCCATTCCCCGACTTCCTTATCCATTCACCGGCCCTCCATGTTCTCTTCTCCGCAGTCCGCACGTCGACCGTTGTCGCCCCCAACTCACCCCACCCCCTCGATCCTGCCAACCCCAACCTCCCTGTGCCGACCACCGTCACCTCCCACCTTGCCCACCGCCTGTTAGCCACAGCCTCTCGCCACCCCGGTCGGCCCGCCCCATCCTCACGTCGGCCGCGCAACTTCTGCAGTCGCTGTCGCACCTCTCGCGCTCGTCGGTCGTCACCGACCGCCTCCACCCCTTTCACCCGTCGCCGGCCATCTTCACACTCGGCCCCCGCCGCAGGCCACCTTCCCCATCTCTAGCCACGGTTGGCCACTTGGCGCTACCTGCTGCGGCCTATGCCTGCCGCGGGCCCTCCACCGAGGGCAAGGATGGGAAACGTGGAGGAGAAGCCATGGGAGCCTGTTTtttgggctcctcctccctcttctgGCTTGTCTCAGCGCAAAACGCGGGGCTCCGACGACGAGGCTGTTTCACGTCCTCCTGTTTGGCAGGGCTTCGGGAAAAGCCGGCGAAGAAGCTCTGCCAAAGGAGATCTAAATATCTCACATCCATGCAGTGGAATAACATTGGTGCCACTGCAGGATGCTTTTTTGCACGCCTTGTCGTGAATCCTGGGCCACCTGCTGCTTTATGTCAATTAGTGGTGTAGAGCCTAGCAGACAGCTGATCGATCAATCAGTGGTGTGGAGCCCTTGAGAATAAATTCCTTGGAAATTATGCACTCTCAATCATAGCCCTTGGTAGCAAGCAGAGCAGCGGCCTCCAATTATTGGTACCGCCGCCAGTCCAttcactgcaactgcaagtcgatctaggccttgtttacttcccaatttgggataggcaaaattggcattttgccataaatgcgcaactgtagcgtttcgtttgtatttgtgaattattatccaaatattgactaattaggctcaaaagattcgtatcgcaaagtacaacaaaactgtgcaattagtttttgatttcgtctacatttagtactccatacatgtaccacaagtttgatgtgatgggaaatcttctttttgcatagtgtcaaagttggaagtttggagggaagtaaacatggCCCTACAAGCTCAACCAACCGCCAGTCCCTTCCCCAGGGAGATCGATCTGAAGCACAATCAAGGAGCTGAATCAGCAAGGTTCGTATAAGTCAATTTGGCTACCTACCTCTGCTTATCAATCTTGCAAAGCTTTAGATCCTGTTTGGAAGCGGATAGAGTGTTGgaagttgcttatttggagttgcttatttttaatctagctgtttggatacctttgcttatgagcattgaatgagatggacattgtcatatttgccCCTTGTGTTGCTACCCCTCCAATTTGCCTCCCCACCCTTCTTCCTGCACACGCCCGATcccgggggccggcggcgggcgggagcggcggcgcgcgggagcggccggcggccgggagcggcggcgggtctgcGCGGGGGTGGCAGCCGGGAGCGGTGGTAGGtcggcgcgggggcgggcggcgggcgggagcggcggcgggcagcgctgaggcgggcggcggccaggagcggcggcgggtctgcgcgggggagcggcggcggcaggcgggagcggcggcgggtggcacgGAGGCTGGCGGCAGCGGGTGgtgcggaggaaggggagctggTGAGTGCTgacgggggagggggagagagagaggtagggTGCATTGAATAGGGCAAGAGGTGTAAAGTGTACTttttagtccccataagcaaccataagcaacctAAGAGTTGcttatgtgctaaaaataagcaaccccataagcaactctataagtaagagtgattggtttcataagcaacttatttgcttattttaagttgcttatacataagcatgtgaaaccaaacagacccttagaaTAACTGAGGCTCACCAACCAAGTCTAGTCCTCGCAGATCAATGTCTAGCATCCTTGGTAGCAAACAGATATTACCCCCACCAAGCAGTGGTCTTTCTTCATAAGAGCCTGTCCATCCTTCATTCTCTCTACCTAGATCTGAAGCACATATTGGGTGTCTTTGGCTCTCCCTAGCTCAATCATCAATCCTGCTTTTTTCTCGAtctagctttctttctttcttttcaacGCAAtattgtttggatggagggacagGGTCATCCATGTTTTTAGGGATTTGAAGATCCCACTAGATATTTAGTTGGAAGGACGGGAATGTTCCTGATTCGCTGTTTGCTAGGAGGAATGAGGATGAGATATATTGGATGGCGTTTTCCCTCTGTCGCAAGGTCAATCGCACATAGCCATGGAACCTGCATGTCAGTCAATGAAAATAGAGGACAGAGGTGGAGGGCGGAGCTCGATATCCCGTCGGCGCCATGCCATCCTGCACATGATGCACCAGCACTACCATTCAGCCCCGCAGCGCCGGCCTCCCACCACCCAGCCCAAAGGCGCCAGCCTCCCGCACGGCTTTGCCTCGCCCGATGCCCAACCTCCCGCCGCAAGTCCACCACCCCGGCTTTCTGTCTCGGACTGCAAGTCCTCCGCCCATCCTCATGCAGACTCACCTTTTATAGCCACTAAGAGCAAACCTTTCCCcctagatttggtatttttggagtTTTTCCCGAactcctctcgggcaagctccaaatgaaAGGTTGGCTGGGGAAGAAGCTGTTCGCGACTTCATCTGGGCCACGTAACGCACCCATCAGCACAGATGCACAAATACATCCCATATGTGATGGCAGGAGCTTAGATTGCCCGCCCACACATACCCGCACAGAGCCATATGTGCTGGCGGGCACTAGCCCGGTGGCCCCGATCaactttgtgctggcgggtaccAATTCCGCCCAGTAGCACGCTAATTTCAACGTGCTAGCACAAATCATTTCTGGCGTAGTGAAGCAAATTGTCCTTGGGATCCAACCGCCAAGCAAGACCTGCCAAGTATATAGAGACAAGGAAACGCGATTTTCTTGACTGCCGACTGACAAGGATCATTTCCTTTGGTTTGGCTGCTCTGGAACAACGTCAAAATTACCAATACGTCATATATGAGTGCTGGAGCACTCGCATCTTCAAGAGTGCCGAGCCCATATCAAAGTCCTTCGGTGTTGAAGTACTATTTTTGTTTCGATCTACAACTGTGGGAAGTTACCCCAATAGTAGCTAAGGTCAGTTACTCTCTTCCCTTCTTTTGAGATTTCATTACTCTTTTTCCAGATAATACACTACCGAAATCCTTAAGTTTGCTGAGTATTTTTATCGAGTAtttttatgtttgccgagtgcattctcTCAGGCACTCGACAAATagttttttgccgagtgcttttcgAAAAATActcagaaaaataaaaatgcacGGCAAataattgccgagtgcccccgatctggcactcagcaaatactgatttgccgagtgccagatccagagcactcggcaaagcccacACACGCACTAATATAGAAAAACCCGCTGCCTAACGCACACATGCCTGCAAAACACTCCAACGCCCCTTCCTCCTGGCCACAACACCCCGCCTGAGCGGCCTTCTTTCTCCCGGCCAGCCCCCAGCGcccctccctgccgccgccggagcccctcccctccccttcttcttccccggcgccgcccctccccctccccttcttcttccccatcggtgcccctccccgcgcccttcttcttccctggtgccgcccctcccccttcccttcTTCCTCGGATCTAGCCCTCCCTCTCTCGGATCCGgccagtggtggtggtggcgggcagcgggcggcgggcggcgtggcggcgggctggtgttggcggcggcgtggtggcggcagcCGGTGGTGCAGGAGGTggccttggtggtggtggtggaggcggagcaggaggtggctttggtggtggtggcggcgacggcatgGGAGGTGGAGCAGGCAGTGAGatggtgcttttttttttttatttttttcaaaaaatgtttgccgagtgcctgacaaaaaatactcggcaaagaacgCTTGTCATTAAAATCTTTGTCAGGTGtcggttgccgagtgtttttaggattttgccgagtgctcctggcactcggcaaagctcccgTATCCCGTAGTGATAGTAGCTGACCATTTCTCATGAGCATAATTGAAGATCAAGTTGGCATAATAGCCTAATAGGTGTCATTTCACTAGCTAGCCTTTCAGTTGGCACTTCTGTGTTGCAGAGGAAATTATATATGTTCTGTTTTAACATTGGATTCATCCGGCCTATTGACCCAGGAACAAGCTTCCTCCTTTGGACACCACAATGCTGAACGGTGGCAGCATAATTGTTGGCTTCTCGATCAGGGTTCACTAACTGAATGCCCGTGCAGGATTGCtggctactccctccatttcaaatagtcattctaaatttttttGAGAGTGAAACCATTTTAtaattgatcaaaattatagataTGAAtacaaagatttatggcaccgaacAGATAtactttaaaaatatatttaatggagaaactaatggtacttatttggtaccagaaatgttagtattttattgtataaatttaatcaaatttgagatactttgactttttaagaaagttggaatggtttacaatttggaacggagggagttgGTGCAAAAGTGGCGCAAGAAATTCATATGTGCAATGCAACATCTATATATGATTTTATTTTGTTAGGATAATATATTTGAATTCTTGCATGTTCCGACGAAATCAAATAGCAGAAATCGGGCCATTTGGTTTGGTGCTTCTATGTCCCTGAACCTCTGCCTAAATCGTCGTCAGGAAGCCCATTCTGGGCCCGAGTTTCACTGCCATGATGTTTGGCCCATTTACATCGCCTCCTATTTTTTTTCAGGTATCGTCGTGACAATATCCTTTGAAGAAAACGAACGCTACGTGACAAAgatttctctctctctattGGATGAACTTGTCAATGCAATTTTTTAGGGGGAAAGATTTCTGGGCCAGCTTTTCATTGCCATGATGCTGGGCCGACCCAAGTGGTGAGCCTTGGGCCTCTTGTAATTAACCACACCTCATTACTCGGGCCGACAATCACAACCCGTCGTTCCTCCAGCCCAGGCCTACGACTGCTCCGCCGGTCGTCCCCCCTGGCAGCCGCCGGCGAAGTTGTGCGCCGTCTCCTCCGGCGCCGGGGACGACGAGGTGAGGAGGTAGGGTCCTTCGTTTCTCATCTCGTACATCAGTGCTTTGATTATATTGCTGTTTCGTCTCATATATAATCCCCAAGGCGGCAGCGGAGAGATCTCCGATCCAGAGTTGAATTTTGTGCGGCAATGGGAGGGTATGATATGAGGTGATATTTTGCCCAACTGGGAATTAACAAATTGGAATGGGAAACTGATGAGATCTCATCCCGTAGTGTTCCTGTTAGGTCAGTGACGGCATTTGGTATTCTATTTTGGGGATGACAGGTGCATGCTATTCTAATGCTGTACCAGTCTCTTGCTGGATGTTAGGCCGTTTGGGCATGCTTAGCTTAATCCCCTTCCGATGCTGCTTTGGATAGGTGTTTACTGATTAGGTATTTGGTATTCTATTTTCTGTTGTTGACTATTTGGCTCCTTTAAAGTGAGATAAGTTTTAACTTTAAAGTGTGACCATGCATTCCTGGAAAACAAAGAAACTCTATTTAGTCGCATACTGGTTGAATTAAAGAAATCTAGTGCAAGTGTATTGTAGGGGACATGCAAGTCCTCCTTTTAATGTAGGAGCAGAGAGAGGGAGCCTACTCTGTTATAAGTTTTGCATTCCGCACTCCGTTGGAATTCTTCATAAGTTGATGTCAGGGAGATTTCTTTGGAACGTTAGGCTGTTAATATCTGTAAATGCTTACCGAACTATTTTAGGTATTAGGGAACATGGCAGCAACTTTTGCTACACCACTCAAAGGTTAAAAAATTTAGTATAAAGTTCATCAACTGACTTTCTGGTACACTCTGTGTGATATTTGTTTCTGATAGTGTCTGCCGACAAATGCCTGCTCAAGTATCTAGTGTATGTGTATCCACTTTTGGCTGTAGTAGCCTTGATATTCAGGAATGCTTCCTGTGTTTGATTTCTTATTTAGGATTCTTACCCTAATCTTGTCTAATTGAGTTTTCACCTTTTATCTAAGGGTGAAGCTTTTCAAGTGATTGATGGATCCTTCTAGGCAGGGTCAGTTCTTCCCTATGTATTATTTCTATCTCTGCATATTATCCTTTATCTCCTCAAACGACTAAGTAATATTGCATATTTTCTTAAAAACATGTCACCACATAATCAGATCTTGTGATCTTCTGATACTTTGACTTCCTCCCTGACCCTGATCTAAAAGAATCATAATGGCATCACATTGTGGAAGTTTGCTTGCTTATAATGGATGTTCTTAGAATAACTAAGTAAAACACCATGGCCATAATCTGCTACTCTGCTTTGTTATTCGGTTCACTTGGCTTGTTGTCTTTTGCTGAGTTGGTTTCCATTTCGTGAATTCACTATATATGTAGATGTAGGTAGCCTCAGCATGTGTTCGCTTCCTTTTGTACTGTGCTTTATAATCTAATAGAAGTTAAAGGGGAGAAACTTTTTAGTCTTATCCATATCAAAGCTTTTCTCCAAGTTGGATGCTGTGGAGTGTTGGAGTAAAAGCGAGCAGGAATGATGGCGTCTTGTCGGTCCATGCATGCACTACGTTATTAATCAATTAGAAGAAAAATCTTATCTTAATTTTACACAGGAGCAGTTTCAACAAGTAGCTGACTACAAAAGTCCCTAGTGCAGACCACTTATCTACGCCTTTTATTTACCTTATCACACTTGTTGAATTTCTTATTTCTTGCGTGTACAACCAGCAACTTCTTTCTAGTCTTATTTGTTAGTGTGATTTAACTTTTTAATTAAATCCTAATGCTAATCAGCTTTATAGGAATCAAAAAATGAAATGATAGATCACTCACTCTTGCACTAAGTCAGTTCCATTCTGGTCGCTCATACTGATGCATCTACAGCAGTCCAAAAGGCTGCCTGACCATTATTGGCCAGCAAAAAGCTAACAGTAGTACATTTCTGAGATTTGCTTGTCGCTATTTTTTTTACCTGTTTCAGAGCTTACCCGTAAGACAAGGTACGGGTGTGTAGCATGATCTCTATTGGAAGAACTGAACTGAAGAACAAACAGACTGGTATTCCTGATCTTTAGTGCAGGTAACATGTGATCTCTATTGCCGAGTTTTAGGACTTGGAAAGTCTAAGTAGTAGGGGCTAAATGAGAATGTAATAGACTTAGCCATGAAGGTCTAAGAAATGATTCTGATCTTTATTTAGAAACAAGCTCAAGTTTTGAGAAATAATAAAATGCGGTATACCTTTGTAAGCCTCTAAGTGAGCCTCAAATTATTTAGTCTGCCTTTATCCAAGCCTTAGAAATTATGAGTCTAAATGTAACATTCAACTTCTTATCATATTGTATTGAATAGTAACCATGAACATCAGGAGATATCCACAGATATGAATAATATATCATGCATATAGAGCATCCTTATATTGCACACTATTGCACAAACTGGTACAAACTATTCTCACACTACATAGATACATACATCATGAGAATACTTTCAATGTTACCGTAGATTTAAAAATACTGAAATCCATACTAATGCAAACATAGCTAGTAATTAAGTGCAGGTACTGCAAATCTGCTAGGCAGATTTGCTGAGTGACCTGGCCTATATATAGATGTATTCCTTCCTCCTTCAATAGTGAGGGCCTTATTTACCATAACCAAATGATGGAGCCAACATcctgatttcttcatcttccaTCTTCCAGAATATCTCAGGGCATTTGTAATCCCACATAGCAGGTGATGGCAGAGGGCAGGGGATACTACTGCATGTCTTCTCTTTCCCTTCAGCAATGCCCAGCAAGGCAGGTGCCTGCGGTGCCTCGATTTCTCTCCATATCTGATCCATGGGATATGCATCCATGGAACTCTGGGTGCTGTCAAGGGCGCTGGTAACACAGCTACTGCCATTGTGAGTGTCACCACTGCTCATCCCAATGATTGGAGAGGTGTCAAGAAGGCAGGATTGGTATGTCaatgaggaggatgaggatgaaggTGATATGCTCATCTTCCTCTCTTGTGCTTTCTTTCTCATGTGTGTCCtccagtagttcttgatctcATTGTCTGTGCGCCCTGGCAGCCTCCGTGCTATCCTAGACCATCTATATGGAGAATTTGAGTGAGTTTTATCTCAACCTAAATTTACTAACAGAGAAAAGCTACTCTCTTTGGATCAAACCTGTTCCCCCACCGAGCATGGAGCTCAATAATAAGGCGCTCCTCTTGCGGTGACATGCGGCCATGCTTGAGACCAGGGTGGAGGTAGTTCACCCACCGAAGGCGGCAGCTCTTTCCTGTCCTGTTGAGGCCTACATGAAAACAACATAGGGAACATATAGTATGATCAAGAAGGCTGGTTAGACACAGGGATTACATTTATGTTTGCGACTTTGCGCTAAGGATTGCAAAATAGCTACCTAAGTTGTAGTTCCCCAACCCCTCAAACCTGAGACTTGGGCAATGAAGTCCCAACGACGGTCACCGAACAGGCGGACAGTGCATACCAGTTGCATGTCCTCCTGCTCTGTCCATGGCCCCTTACGCATCTCCTCTCTCACAGTCACCATGTTACTGCCACACTAACGTTGCTCGCTTCTACCTTGGATAGGCTGGGAACCAGTCTTGGTGTTCTTCTTTCTCTGTGTGATTGTGGGAAGATTCTGGTTTTGATCCTTGATGGACTCCAGCCTCATAGGAAGAAGGTGCTATTAGGGGGAGGAAGCCACTAAGTCTTAAGCTGTGTACTGGATTGCTGGCTTTTGCCACTCATTTATAGGCAACAGGGGAAGCTCTTCTCaccaccaaaaataaaaaataaaataaaagaggaagCACTTGTGTGATCTTATGACGTCATGGTTATGATTTAGAGAACCCTAAGATCATATCATCATTGGGGTTGTGCTCAGACTCAGCTAACAAAATGTTTTCCCTGGGTTCTTGGTTTGTGAGT
This genomic window from Setaria viridis chromosome 8, Setaria_viridis_v4.0, whole genome shotgun sequence contains:
- the LOC140223566 gene encoding myb-related protein MYBAS1-like produces the protein MVTVREEMRKGPWTEQEDMQLVCTVRLFGDRRWDFIAQVSGLNRTGKSCRLRWVNYLHPGLKHGRMSPQEERLIIELHARWGNRWSRIARRLPGRTDNEIKNYWRTHMRKKAQERKMSISPSSSSSSLTYQSCLLDTSPIIGMSSGDTHNGSSCVTSALDSTQSSMDAYPMDQIWREIEAPQAPALLGIAEGKEKTCSSIPCPLPSPAMWDYKCPEIFWKMEDEEIRMLAPSFGYGK